From one Rhizobium sp. CIAT894 genomic stretch:
- a CDS encoding pyridoxamine 5'-phosphate oxidase family protein, protein MASISDAQEQPARQLWDQVNDVHAGMLGISGLDMHMQPMAPHADPTTNTIWFYTKIDADIVRAIKPGSRAHFCVIGKDHDYHACLAGRIDVRPDPAKIEEYWSSIVAAWYDGGKQDPKLTMLALHVDDAEIWVSTGNKLKFGWEIAKANLDDDKMPDVGIRRHLQFA, encoded by the coding sequence ATGGCAAGTATCAGCGATGCGCAGGAACAGCCAGCACGTCAGCTCTGGGATCAGGTCAACGATGTTCATGCCGGCATGCTCGGAATTTCCGGGCTTGATATGCACATGCAGCCGATGGCGCCGCATGCCGATCCCACCACCAACACGATCTGGTTCTATACCAAGATCGATGCCGATATCGTGCGGGCCATAAAGCCTGGCAGCCGGGCGCATTTCTGCGTTATCGGTAAGGATCACGACTATCACGCCTGCCTTGCCGGTAGGATCGACGTGCGTCCCGACCCTGCCAAGATCGAGGAGTATTGGAGTTCGATCGTCGCGGCCTGGTATGACGGCGGCAAGCAGGATCCAAAGCTCACCATGCTTGCCCTTCATGTCGACGATGCCGAGATCTGGGTTTCCACAGGCAACAAGCTGAAATTCGGCTGGGAGATCGCCAAGGCCAATCTCGACGACGACAAGATGCCGGATGTCGGCATCAGACGTCACCTGCAGTTCGCTTGA
- a CDS encoding MBL fold metallo-hydrolase: protein MKPQYLVLAIACLAAFAAPASAGAEEQRAPASQCQAIAQNTPKATFASFSGAAPLTPAVSEGEDVKLTFLGHSTFEIETAGGIVIATDYNGWYRPATMPDVVTMNKAHTTHFTLTPDPDIKHVLHGWSDVPGAKAEIKLVIGDAYIRNVPTDIRFSYGLGGSQENGNSIFIFEIAGLCIGHLGHLHYELTDAHYIEIGRLDVVMVPVDGGLTMGADSMSRVIKRLRSSLILPMHRRGPPVEAFVSMFGKDFDIANAPDDSITVSLRTLPKKPLIYVMKGVQ from the coding sequence ATGAAGCCGCAATATCTTGTTCTCGCTATCGCATGCCTTGCGGCCTTCGCCGCGCCAGCTTCAGCCGGAGCAGAGGAACAGCGAGCACCCGCCAGCCAGTGCCAGGCAATCGCGCAGAATACGCCCAAGGCGACCTTCGCTAGCTTTTCCGGCGCGGCACCGTTGACGCCTGCCGTCTCCGAGGGCGAAGACGTCAAATTGACCTTCCTCGGCCATTCCACCTTCGAGATCGAAACCGCCGGCGGCATCGTCATCGCGACAGACTATAACGGCTGGTACAGGCCAGCGACGATGCCCGATGTCGTGACCATGAACAAGGCGCACACGACCCATTTCACCTTGACGCCCGATCCCGACATCAAACATGTTCTGCATGGCTGGAGCGATGTTCCGGGCGCAAAGGCCGAGATCAAACTCGTCATCGGCGATGCCTATATTCGCAATGTCCCGACGGATATCCGCTTCAGCTATGGCCTTGGCGGCTCGCAGGAGAACGGCAATTCCATCTTCATTTTCGAAATCGCCGGTCTCTGCATCGGCCATCTCGGCCACCTTCACTATGAGCTGACAGACGCCCATTACATCGAGATCGGCCGCCTCGACGTCGTCATGGTCCCGGTCGATGGCGGCCTGACCATGGGCGCCGACAGCATGAGCCGCGTCATCAAGCGGCTACGCTCGTCGTTGATTTTACCGATGCACCGGCGCGGCCCGCCGGTCGAGGCCTTCGTCTCGATGTTCGGCAAGGATTTCGACATCGCCAATGCCCCCGATGACAGCATCACCGTCTCCCTGCGCACGCTGCCGAAAAAGCCTCTGATCTATGTCATGAAGGGTGTGCAGTAA
- the ybgC gene encoding tol-pal system-associated acyl-CoA thioesterase codes for MTERPFSISGELTEAGHRLVQRVYYEDTDFSGLVYHARYLHFLERGRTDYLRCLGVEQRELVSADEEGLVFVVHRMEIDFKSPARMDDVLTILTHTEKAGGAKMVLNQQIRSGETLLITAKVIIAVINARGRPRRLPETLAAKFLEGSTPL; via the coding sequence ATGACGGAACGCCCTTTTTCGATTTCGGGAGAGCTGACGGAGGCCGGGCACCGCCTCGTCCAGCGGGTCTATTATGAAGACACGGATTTCTCCGGCCTGGTCTATCACGCTCGCTACCTGCATTTCCTCGAACGCGGCCGGACCGATTATCTGCGCTGCCTCGGCGTCGAACAGCGCGAGCTTGTCAGCGCCGACGAGGAGGGTCTCGTCTTCGTCGTCCATCGCATGGAGATCGATTTCAAGAGCCCGGCGCGCATGGACGATGTGCTGACGATCCTGACGCACACGGAAAAAGCCGGCGGCGCCAAGATGGTGCTCAACCAGCAGATCCGTTCGGGCGAAACGCTGCTGATCACTGCCAAGGTGATCATCGCCGTCATCAACGCCAGGGGGCGGCCGAGGCGGCTGCCGGAAACACTGGCGGCGAAATTCCTGGAAGGCAGCACGCCGCTATAG
- a CDS encoding TIGR00282 family metallophosphoesterase, with protein sequence MRLLFLGDMVGKTGRTAVWDRLPGLISDLKLDFVVVNGENAAGGFGITEDIFLETINAGADVVTTGNHVWDQKEAVAFAGRHDQFLRPANYPQGTPGRGSGLFYARNGARVLVANVMGRVFMHPELDDPFKSAEVILAACPLKEQADAIIFDFHAEATSEKQCFGHFVDGRASFVVGTHTHVPTADAQILNGGTAYLSDAGMCGDYDSSLGMDKEEPLNRFISKMPKGRMEAANGPATICGVGVEISDRTGLAEKIAPLRLGPRLAETVPEFWR encoded by the coding sequence ATGCGGCTGCTTTTTCTGGGTGACATGGTCGGCAAGACGGGACGCACGGCGGTCTGGGACCGCCTTCCCGGCCTGATCTCTGACCTCAAGCTCGATTTCGTCGTCGTCAACGGCGAGAATGCCGCCGGCGGCTTCGGCATCACCGAAGACATCTTTCTGGAAACGATCAATGCCGGCGCCGACGTGGTGACGACAGGCAATCACGTCTGGGACCAGAAGGAAGCCGTTGCCTTTGCCGGGCGCCACGATCAATTCCTGCGGCCGGCCAACTATCCGCAAGGCACGCCCGGACGCGGCTCCGGTCTTTTCTATGCCAGGAACGGCGCGCGCGTGCTCGTCGCCAACGTCATGGGCCGGGTCTTCATGCATCCGGAACTCGATGACCCCTTCAAATCAGCGGAAGTGATCCTCGCCGCCTGCCCGCTCAAGGAGCAGGCCGATGCAATCATCTTCGATTTCCACGCGGAGGCGACCAGCGAGAAACAATGCTTCGGCCATTTCGTCGACGGCCGCGCCAGTTTCGTCGTCGGCACCCACACGCATGTTCCGACGGCCGATGCTCAGATCCTGAACGGCGGCACCGCCTATCTGTCGGATGCGGGCATGTGCGGCGACTACGACTCCTCCCTCGGCATGGATAAGGAAGAGCCGCTGAACCGCTTCATCTCCAAAATGCCGAAGGGCCGCATGGAAGCGGCGAACGGCCCCGCGACGATCTGCGGCGTCGGCGTGGAGATTTCCGATAGAACCGGATTGGCCGAAAAGATCGCGCCGCTTCGGCTCGGACCGCGGCTCGCCGAAACGGTGCCGGAATTCTGGCGGTAG
- a CDS encoding NAD-dependent epimerase/dehydratase family protein, translated as MKIAVMGGDGFIGWPTSLHLSDAGHDVHILDNLSRRWIDTELGVQSLTPMDSIQERTRIWHAETGRRIHFNLIDLARDYELLKNWLSEHRPDAIIHFAEQRAAPYSMKSDRHKNYTVNNNVSATHNLLNALTELNLDAHLIHLGTMGVYGYSTVGAAIPEGYLPVGIETAAGETVSQEILYPSNPGSIYHMTKCLDQLLFQFYAKNDGLRITDLHQGIVWGTHTEQTRRHAQLINRFDYDGDYGTVLNRFLIQAAIGYPLTVHGTGGQTRAFIHIQDSVRCIELALKNPPARGARVEIFNQMTETHRVRDLAEMIARISGAKIAWLPNPRKEAAENDLIVRNEKFRNLGLEPITLEAGLLGEIVDVAKKFAYRVDRARVPAVSAWTKDIAATINHDPEGKRLKSVS; from the coding sequence ATGAAGATTGCGGTTATGGGCGGAGACGGTTTCATTGGTTGGCCAACATCGCTGCATCTCTCCGATGCCGGTCACGACGTCCATATCCTCGACAATCTGTCGCGCCGCTGGATCGACACGGAGCTTGGCGTTCAATCGCTGACGCCGATGGATTCGATCCAGGAGCGCACCCGCATCTGGCATGCCGAAACCGGACGCCGCATCCACTTCAATCTGATCGATCTCGCCAGAGACTACGAACTCCTGAAGAACTGGCTTTCAGAACACCGCCCGGATGCGATCATCCACTTCGCCGAACAGCGGGCCGCGCCCTATTCGATGAAGAGCGACCGCCACAAGAACTACACTGTTAACAACAATGTCAGCGCCACGCATAACCTGCTGAACGCACTGACCGAGCTCAATCTCGACGCCCATCTCATCCATCTCGGCACCATGGGCGTCTACGGCTATTCGACGGTCGGCGCTGCCATCCCCGAAGGCTACCTGCCGGTCGGCATCGAAACCGCGGCCGGCGAGACGGTCAGCCAGGAGATCCTCTACCCCTCCAATCCCGGCTCGATCTACCACATGACCAAGTGCCTGGATCAGCTTCTCTTCCAGTTCTACGCCAAGAACGATGGATTGAGGATCACCGACCTGCACCAGGGCATCGTCTGGGGCACGCATACCGAGCAGACGCGCCGCCACGCGCAGCTCATCAACCGTTTCGATTACGACGGCGATTACGGCACGGTGCTGAACCGCTTCCTCATCCAGGCGGCGATCGGCTATCCGCTGACGGTGCACGGCACCGGCGGCCAGACCCGCGCCTTCATCCATATCCAGGATTCGGTGCGCTGCATCGAACTGGCGCTGAAAAATCCGCCGGCCCGTGGCGCCCGCGTCGAAATCTTCAACCAGATGACGGAAACCCACCGGGTACGCGACCTTGCCGAGATGATCGCGAGGATCAGCGGCGCCAAGATCGCCTGGCTGCCCAATCCGCGCAAGGAAGCCGCCGAGAACGATCTGATCGTCCGCAACGAAAAGTTCCGCAATCTCGGCCTCGAACCGATCACCCTGGAAGCCGGCCTGCTCGGCGAGATCGTCGACGTGGCAAAGAAATTCGCCTATCGCGTCGACCGCGCCCGCGTGCCGGCCGTCTCCGCCTGGACCAAGGACATTGCCGCGACGATCAATCATGATCCGGAAGGCAAACGGCTGAAGTCGGTGTCGTGA
- a CDS encoding glycosyltransferase — protein sequence MNRSSVFAYVTLVTNADYAMGATALAHSLRRTGTTADIVVLHTGGVDAAALAPLTALGCRLIDVEHLPLSGAFNERHARSHLHSAAPFTKGRKPDFHSPLDNFCKLRLWQFIEYERCVFIDADALVLKNIDRLFLYPEFSAAPNVYESLADFRRMNSGVFVATPSHDTFRHMLERLDRPDAFWRRTDQTFLETFFPDWHGLPVYFNMLQYVWFTMPELWDWKSISILHYQYEKPWEKNHPKAARLQPLIDLWHRFHDGGDLPEIAALDNPEGAA from the coding sequence ATGAACCGCTCGTCCGTATTCGCCTACGTCACCCTCGTCACCAACGCCGACTACGCCATGGGCGCCACCGCCCTCGCCCACTCCCTGAGGCGCACCGGCACCACCGCCGACATCGTCGTCCTCCACACCGGCGGCGTCGATGCCGCCGCCCTCGCCCCCCTCACGGCCCTCGGATGCCGGCTGATCGACGTCGAGCACCTGCCGCTGTCTGGCGCCTTCAACGAACGCCACGCCCGCAGCCATCTCCATTCGGCAGCCCCCTTCACCAAGGGCCGCAAGCCGGATTTCCATTCGCCGCTCGACAACTTCTGCAAACTCAGGCTGTGGCAGTTCATCGAATACGAACGCTGCGTCTTCATCGACGCCGACGCCCTCGTGCTGAAAAACATCGACAGGCTGTTCCTCTATCCGGAATTTTCCGCAGCTCCCAATGTCTATGAAAGCCTCGCCGATTTTCGCCGCATGAACTCCGGCGTCTTCGTCGCCACGCCCTCGCATGACACATTCCGACACATGCTCGAAAGGCTCGACAGGCCGGATGCTTTCTGGCGCCGCACCGATCAGACCTTTCTCGAGACGTTCTTCCCAGATTGGCACGGCCTGCCGGTTTATTTCAACATGCTGCAATATGTATGGTTCACCATGCCGGAGCTTTGGGACTGGAAGAGCATTTCAATCCTGCACTACCAGTATGAAAAACCCTGGGAAAAGAATCATCCCAAGGCGGCGCGGCTACAACCGTTGATCGATCTGTGGCACCGTTTCCATGATGGCGGCGATCTGCCCGAGATCGCGGCGCTGGACAATCCGGAAGGGGCAGCATGA
- a CDS encoding NAD(P)-dependent oxidoreductase codes for MKVLVSGGTGLVGRYIVEELLTAGYQVIVGGRRAPHPRLFSRPVEFAALSLDPDKDQIDIFDDAYFFVHAAFNHVPGKYRGGEGDDPKTFHKLNLDGTVRLFEAAKRAGTRRCIFLSSRAAYGEHAGGSELTETMLAKPETLYGQVKLDAERALAHLSTPGFAGVSLRATGIYGDFFPNKWDGLIADYLAGRPVASRAGTEVHGRDLGRAVRLMLETESNRISGEIFNVSDIALDTSDILSFIRRQTGCRHSLPSPADKTALAAMSAAKIRALGWVPGGTPLFEETMQRLAVAQPQSFAPIPHRQ; via the coding sequence ATGAAGGTACTGGTATCTGGCGGAACGGGTCTCGTCGGACGGTATATCGTCGAAGAGCTGCTGACTGCCGGCTACCAGGTGATCGTCGGCGGACGCCGTGCGCCGCATCCGCGCCTCTTCTCCCGCCCGGTCGAGTTCGCAGCCCTTTCGCTTGATCCCGACAAGGATCAGATCGACATTTTCGACGACGCCTATTTTTTCGTCCACGCCGCCTTCAACCATGTTCCAGGCAAATATCGCGGCGGCGAGGGCGACGATCCGAAAACCTTCCACAAACTGAATCTCGACGGCACCGTCCGGCTTTTCGAGGCCGCCAAACGCGCCGGCACGCGCCGCTGCATCTTCCTGTCCAGCCGCGCCGCCTACGGCGAACATGCCGGGGGAAGCGAGCTGACGGAGACGATGCTGGCCAAGCCCGAAACGCTCTACGGCCAGGTCAAGCTCGATGCCGAGCGAGCACTTGCCCACCTCTCCACGCCGGGTTTTGCCGGCGTGAGCCTGAGGGCGACCGGCATCTATGGCGATTTCTTTCCGAACAAATGGGACGGACTGATCGCCGATTACCTCGCCGGCCGACCGGTTGCTTCACGTGCGGGAACGGAAGTTCACGGCCGCGACCTCGGGCGGGCGGTACGTCTGATGCTGGAGACGGAAAGCAACCGCATCTCCGGCGAGATTTTCAATGTCTCGGACATCGCCCTCGACACCAGCGATATTCTGTCCTTCATCCGCCGTCAGACGGGCTGTCGGCATTCGCTGCCGAGCCCCGCCGACAAGACAGCGCTCGCTGCAATGAGCGCGGCGAAAATCCGTGCGCTCGGCTGGGTGCCCGGCGGGACTCCTCTGTTCGAGGAAACGATGCAACGGCTGGCCGTTGCGCAGCCGCAATCTTTCGCGCCTATTCCGCATCGGCAATGA
- a CDS encoding 5-formyltetrahydrofolate cyclo-ligase has product MTARELKAQLRNERLSARDAISSENRAAKSVAMADHAGEAVGFAPGTIVSGFLPIRSEADLRPLMMRFAARGARLCVPAILDKQTIVFRELAEGAPLIETGFGTVGPGADAAILDPEILLVPLSAFDARGHRIGYGAGYYDRAISRLRQKGLHPKLIGIAFDCQEVAHVPNEPHDISLDAILTESGLRFFASWIG; this is encoded by the coding sequence ATGACCGCTAGAGAATTGAAAGCGCAGTTGCGCAATGAACGGCTGTCCGCTCGCGACGCTATTTCCTCCGAGAACCGCGCGGCCAAAAGCGTGGCAATGGCCGATCATGCCGGCGAGGCCGTCGGCTTTGCGCCGGGCACGATCGTCTCCGGCTTCCTGCCGATCCGTTCGGAGGCCGATCTCAGGCCGCTCATGATGCGGTTTGCCGCGCGCGGCGCACGGCTCTGCGTGCCGGCGATCCTCGACAAGCAGACGATCGTCTTTCGCGAATTGGCGGAAGGCGCGCCACTCATCGAGACCGGCTTCGGCACCGTGGGTCCTGGAGCCGATGCCGCCATTCTCGACCCGGAGATCTTGCTGGTGCCGCTTTCGGCCTTCGATGCCAGAGGCCATCGTATCGGCTATGGCGCCGGCTATTACGACCGCGCCATCAGCCGTCTCAGGCAAAAAGGCCTGCATCCGAAGCTGATCGGCATTGCATTCGACTGCCAGGAAGTGGCACATGTGCCCAATGAGCCGCACGACATAAGCCTGGATGCCATCCTGACAGAAAGCGGCCTTCGCTTTTTTGCCTCTTGGATTGGATAG